CACTTTTTTTTCTAACTACAAAATAAGTGTATactataaaagaaatcattatttcattctttttttttttatcacactatataaaatgtgatattttttaGAGGTTTCAATTTTACaattagatataatatatgagattaggttatgttaatttataaattttataatatctacATATAAATTAAACAGTTGAATCCGAGGAAAAAATAGCCAAAGTAATACTTTTCCAGCAAACAAAAAGGTTGGCCAAAATTAGGTGAGGTCAACGTTTGATTGGCAATACAGTAatttagttatataaaaataatgttcttatcattatacattttctttttttttcttttttttttaaatgcttatCTTTAACGGACACGCGCACGCGTCAATCTGCACACAGGTAATATGGATAGCTAGCGGCGGCTCCAACTCAAAAAGCTCAGCACCTTCCAGGCTTCCACCAAAACCCAATCCACCATTTCGCCGACAGCGCACACCATTTGCTCttgttctctctttctcgcACTTCTTCTTTAACCTCGGCTTGTATTCCTCTCGGAAGTCATTTTAATTGcgtctgtctgtctctctctcgtGATATCTCTGTGAATTTGCTGCTTTCTCTAGAAGCGGGCGCGCAGACGGAGGAGGGGGCGGAggatataatactataataggAATGGAGTCGACAGAGTCTTCTTACGTTTCCTCTCCGGAGGCACCGCGGAAGCGATCTCCGCCGCCTCCCAAATCGCCAACCTCAGGTCTTTCCGATCCGATCTACTTTCTCCATCTCTCTAAAAGTCTGAATCTCTCCATagacttttatgtaattatttgctGAAATGCGTTCTGATTACTTTGTTTTGTTGTAATTGTTTGATAACGGCCATGACGCAGTTGGACGATGACAATGTAGTTTTCAAATCTGCATCTCTGTCGAAACTGAAACCTAACCCTAAGCTACTCAGAAAATagatgaaaagagaagaaatgacTTATTGTTACTCTCTCTGTTTAGTTGCCGAACCATAGCGTAGAGAATCACAGTCATTTCCGTTGAGGTGTCCCGAGAGTGACATACTTATGATAATTAGTTATAtgagacttataaaaaaaattatttatatgaggCTCCTTTTTGTATTACATAATTTGTGGTATTGCACAGATGACACTTTGTTATAAGTCTATAATATCTTGGTTGTTGTTGTGTCGATATGCACTTTATGACCGTGGAAGTTGCATGGAATGTGACGGTAAAATAACATAATCATTTGGCCTCTTTTCGATAATCctaattgttgagatttgatttAAATTTGTTACTTCTGCTTATTGGTAATCTTCTGCGATGCCTGCATCTCCCAGATTCTATGGAGAAACCTACATACATCAGGTTTCTTGTGTCAAATGCTGCAGCTGGTTCTGTTATTGGAAAGGGTGGCTCAACAATAACAGATTTTCAGTCACAATCTGGAGCGCGTATTCAGTTGTCACGAAACCAGGAATTTTTCCCAGGGACAACTGATAGGATTATTATGATATCTGGAACCATTAATGACGTACTCAAGGCTGTAGAACTCATTCTTGCCAAATTTCTGAGTGAGGTAatctttatctttttgtttaACTTTACTCATAAAGAAGTGCttatttaactttatatttcTGATAACTTATTATGCATATACACTATTCTAAGTAAAATTTGGTTTTATTGGTTAGATTCATGCTGAAGGAGGTGATGATGTTGATCCAAGAACAAAAGTGAGGCTTATTGTTCCAAACAGCTCATGCGGTGGCATAATTGGGAAGGGGGGTTCCACCATTAAGTAGGAAAACTTATTCCCGTTTCTTTACTTATTGAAAGAAACATGCTTATGATCTATACACTTATGAATTTACTAATAGATGGAAATTTTTATAGGCCACAATATAAAAACGCTTTTgcgattgaatttttttaaatcttctttcccttttcagAATGGTCAAACATTGGGACGGTTTATTTGATTTCTTCATGATACTTATCTGAATGTGTTCTGCtaatgagaaattaatatataagccTAAAATACCTCTTTAAGCTAGAATGGCTCTAGACGATGTTGAAAATTTTTACCCCAATtttgttgtttccttttttGTGAGAAAACAATGAACATGCTAGCGGTACAGCATTATTTTCTTCCTGAAACTGAAGTTCATATAAAATGCATttctaatttgattttaaagCTTGATACAGGACTTCAACTATACCAGTTATCAATCCTTGAAGTGTAATTAAGTTTGAGCACAAACTTGCTTGGTATAAAATGATCCCATGCACacttatttaaaacttaaaactcctggtttaaaatttttccagaatttctaaaaacaaaattttcacttTCAATCTATACATCTTAGACACCAGAATGATTTTTCATctgccaaaaaaaatttcatacctAAGTttctgtgaaaaaaaaaaacaaaaagccaaaaacaaataaattttataaaacccaaaaaagcGCACCTCGCAAATTTTTATCCAAACAACTTTCCAATGCTTcctactcaatttttttataggtaaaaaagcaaaaaataaaagcctATAGAAAACACGTCTTTAGTTTTGTATTTGTAGCTTTGTAATTCCCGATATCTGAATTTTCTAAATTGCAAGATCAACTACTTATTGACTTTGTATTACAGGTTCTTGTGTATTTACtgtcctaaaaaaaatattgctgaCGTCTAGTTTTGCGATTGATCAGGTCATTTATCGAAGACTCACAAGCTGGCATTAAGATATCTCCTCTGGATAATAATTATTATGGTTTGAATGATAGACTAGTGACACTTACTGGAAATCTAGATGAACAGATGCGGGctattgatttgattatttCTAAGCTAGCTGAAGACCCTCATTACTCCCAGTCCATGAATACCCCATTTTCATATCCAGGTGTGTCTTCTgttatcaaattatcaatttaATAATGCTTCTATTCTACTCTGAGCAGCTTATGATTTTCATTTGCTACTAGCACGTTTCATTCATGTTTTCTATATTCTCAGGTCTTATGGATTTAAGTAATGCAAATCAGTTTTTTCCTTGGGTTTCAAGTTCTTTACTTTGTAATATATGTTTTTGCTTTGGTGTGAAGTGCTTACAGTTTGGTTAATGCTTACGTAGCACAGGATTTCAGTTTGCTGTGACATTTTGGTAGGTTTGTAAATGAGTATAGCTAAATGTTTTTGGGGAACGAGTAGGTTTGCAGTGAAATTTGGAAGGTGCGTTAAAGACCCTATATATTGAAACTTTTAGGATGATTCACACGAGGACAACATGCCGTGCCTCTAATTTTTGTCTCCTaaaaaccttataaaaaattttgtctccTAAAATTCTGAAGACGGTAATTCCTGTGTAAGATCTATAGTTGCTAGTTGTGGCCTGAAGGCAAGGTGCCCCATCAAAATTCCTCCATTGTCGAAGAGATGTGCAGTATATTCTTTGAATCAAGCATCCAGccttttttaacctttttttacCTTATTTTCTATTTGAAGATGCTGATGGAATTTTGGGTGGTGATATTGAAATGAAAGCAATGTTGTAAAGTGGCTGTCCTTACATGTTCAGTGCACGTGTTCTGTCATCCATGCTTGTAGTGCTTGATCTGGTACTGTGGTCTGATAATTCCATCTTCTTGTACtgcatttctttttaataacaGAGAGCCAACCTCTGTCATTTACTGGTATTGCAAAGTAGTGCCTTAATTTATTGACACTTGACAGGGATGTTTTTACACCATATATTATCGTAAAGCTTAAAAATACCCCAAGTGGAAAACAATATTCAACTTCTTACTACAGACTTACTGGTTTTAAATGGCCTGTTGACTGAATTgttggtttatttattttggtagtGGTGATTGTTTAAAGACTGTTCACGCATCTAGGACTCATTGAGTAAACAATATTTACCTTAGCCCTGGGTGATATGAATTTAGCAGTTCATTAACATTaagggtgggtttggatacacaaaacatctcacctcatctcatcattacaacttttccaaattctcatacaaaaatataataaacaattcaactttttaaatttcaaaataaaaataatattaaaaaattatattctaacaatattttattcaactttcaacaaaacatctcatctcatctcatctcatatgtactgtctatccaaacccaccctAAAGTGCGGGTAACATCTGGTCCATTGACAAATTTTATGGAAATGCTAGTACCTGACATTCTACGCTATTGTATAACATTCTCTAATAATACATCAGACGTTTTTCAATGTTAAGTAAAGATTATACATATTCTTCAATAAACAGAAATTTTGGTCTTACAGGCTATAGCATAGTTTTATGTTGCTTATATATTTTGTCTGGAGTTATAATGGTGAACTTTAATATCAAGCAAGTTCCCTTCAACTTGAATCTTAGGTGTTTCCTTCTCCGGTTTTCATGGTACTCCACATACATATGTGCTTCCTTCTGTTGCAACAGCACCCCAGAATACAATGAGCTATGGACCAAATGGAGCTGGAGGGAAGTTTCAGAGCAACAAGGTTTGTCATTCTCCATAAGGCTTTAGTTTTGTTGATGTTTCAAGATGTTAATTACATTGATTATATTAATGCGGATTACTAAGAGTTTGTAGCTCTTGGTAGAGATGCTTGATAAATTTGCATGGTAGAGTCCAGTTTTGCATGACTAAGGTATGCTTTTGATGAAGAACTCCCAGCGCTAGTAGCGAATCAGGCTACCTTGGTTAGAAGCACCAATAAGAAACTGGATGTCCTTCCTGATGGTTTTAATAGCAATGAAAGAACTAGGCTTTGTGCTACCTGTTTTCCAGATGGTTTGACCTTTTGTACAGTAAAATCGGAATGATCTAGATTTGGAGTTGATCTAGATTTGGAGTTGTTTGTTGCATTTTAATATCTTTGGACATCATTTTGGTATTGTTTTGAGATGCTCCGAGCAATGTGTCCCATGTATGTTGGATTGTGATTCACAGAAAGCGTTCTGATGTTTTCTAGGAGGATCGCAGCAATTCAGTGACTATTGGCGTTGCAGATGATCATATTGGGTTGGTTGTTGGTCGTGGTGGAAGAAATGTAATGGAAATCAGCCAGGTACATAAGTATCCAATGGTGTAGTTTTTTTGCATAATGCAGAAGCGTGTGATTATAACACATTATTTTTCTGCAGGTTACTGGGGCTAGAATAAAGATATCAGATAGAGGTGATTTTGTAACTGGGACGACTAATAGGTAAAAAGGACTTGATCAAGGTCTTCGATTTGCTTGCCTATAGGATCATTTCCTAGGCAATAAAGTATTAATGGCTTGTCCGTCTTGTACCTTGTTCTGCAGAAAAGTAACAATCACAGGGTCACACAGAGCAATAAGTGCAGCCGAGTCCATGATAATGCAGAAGGTGGCCTATGCTTCTGAGAGGGTGATTGACTAGTTTTAAAACATTCCTGTTCAGAATTCATGTTAAGAACGTTCTGGTGGACCTTCCTGCAATTTCCTAATACCTTTGGTCgtcattaaaacaaaagaaaagaacaggGGCTGTTGAAATATGTTCTCATATGATGATATAAGTTGGAAGAAATTTGCATAATTTAGTAGGAGCAAGAGCGGGAAATTTTCTTGTTGAGAGAGATCATTTATTGGTAACTTGTATGAggttatggattttttttttttttttttaattttatctggAAGAACATGTTGGAAGAAACCATAATTCATTGACCATATAGAATGATCAGCTTTACTTACAGTTTTAAACTACTAAACTTTCAAGTATTTGTCTGATTTTCATGGATATTCAGTTCAATGTTTGAAGATTCTTGTAAGAGAAATACTCTagctataaagaaattataaaaagtaaacttacaaactgacgtaaATTGATGcaatacgtcagattgtaaagttatttttattgtaaagtaaatctaatagaTTACAAGAAGTCACATAAGTTTATAGGTTTATTTGTGTATATAGcacttttttcttgtaatggaCAATATCAACAGGAAATTAGGAGGATAGAAATCAAAACTCCTATCACAGGTAGGTAGGATAATGCTCATCAGAACGGTGGCAAGCACAATTCCCTCATATCAAATGTCAACACATTTTCTGCCAAAATCAGTTTGCaaaatgctagatacaagtttcaaaaatttttgattGGGCACAAAAAAAGACCAAAAGCACAAACTATATTTCAAATCATGGAAGTCGatatgcaaataaaaaaaagcagGAGGTCTGGGCTTAAGACTGATGGAGAATATGAATTTAGCTCTTTTGGCTAAAACAGTATGGGAAATAAGTCAAGCAAATCATAGTATGTGGCACTCAATCCTATCAAATAAGTACCTAAACTCCACTCATTTCTAGAAGACTAAACAAAAAATAGGCGACACAACTTTTTGGAAAGGAATTTTGAAGACAAGGGAGACAGACACTGAAAAAAGGTATGtgctttcaaatttttaatggcAACATAGTCAAAGTTTGGTCGGATATATGGATACTAACACTAAAAAATTTCAGATCCAAACCTCGGAACCAAAATATAGAAGCTATTCCCACCTTAAGAGTTTCTGATCTGATTAACCAAATATCTCATATATGGGATGAACAAAAACTACACAACCTTTTTGAACAGGACAGTATaagagaaattcaaaaaatctcattacCCCAATCCAATCAACGAACAGATAGTCTGATTTGgacaaaaaaccaaaatgagaaATTCTCTGTTAAAACAGCCTACCACATAATAGCTGGAGCTGCATATTCCCCACTGCAAAACTTTCCAAGTAGCTTGCTGGGAAAATTTTGGTAGTTAAAAATTCATGATCGCCATAAGCTCTTTCTATAGAAAATCATCTGGAATATGCTACCCACGAGAAATTGACTGAAGTGTTATATTCCAAGTCTACTTTCCTCCAACTGTCCATTATGTGAAGATCAAGAAGAAACAACATTCCATCTTTTTAAGGAATGCTCTTTTACTAGAATATTATGAAGCCAAAGTAGCTGGCCATCAAGCCCCTATTTGAATTGaaaactcacatcaactcatcttatctcattattacagctctttcaaatttttacataaaatataataaataattgaactttttcaaattctaaaataatagtaatattaaaaactaatattctaataatattttattctactattcacaaaccatctcagctcatctttAATTTCAAACGGGGCCTAATCTAACATCTATGACGATTAATACAATACAAGAATGGATTTTGATCATGATCAAGTCCGAGTCAAAGCTGGGGCTAGGAGCCCAAAAAGAACATCATTTCCAAATATTCACAGCGTTGATGTTAGATTTCATTTGGCGAACGAGGAAAGAAGTTGTTCACAACAATTTCGTCATCACTCTAAAGAAAGCAAAATAGCAACTAAATTTCTTATACCAAGAGAATTTACAGGCATGGAAAACAAAGCTCAATTATGCAAAATAATGATGTGGCAAAATCCACCATAAGGGCACATAAGCATATCCTTTGGTGCAGCGGTAAGAGATACTTTCTCTGCTTCATCAGTGCTAAGCCGAAATTCAAATGGAGAAATCATAGAAATCTGAACAGAAAAAATCACTCCACAAATCCGCTAATGGTAGAAGCCTATGCAACTCTCATTGCAACAAAAATGGCAGACAAAGCGCAAAAAGTTAGCATAATTATAGAAGGAGACTCACAACTTGTAATCTCGGCAATTCAAGGTGAAAATCAAGTTTGGAAAATTAGGCCTATCATGGAAGATATTGCTCGAATGCGGAAAAATCAATTAGGTTGGAgcgttaaaaaaatagatcgatctcaaaatcgatATACGCACTCAATAGCGTAATGAGCAGCAACTAACCTTGTATTTGGTCGCATACCCATAGATAAATTACTTACTTGTattctatatatagatagtggGAAGGACCCTCCCTCTAAtagtttgtaataatttatttatctatgaTAAGCTAGCTTgattaggaaaaaagaaaaaaaaaatcatttctgtaATTCAGGATAATGAATTCTCTCTATTTGGATTCAAATTTTCTGTTGTAATCAATGCCATTGTAGTCAATCATTATCATCGTCATTATACCTGCCAGTTGCTGCTGAGCAATGAGTTTAATGAAGCTGGGAACGATCTTGAAGCCCAAGTTGTAAATTGGAAGGGTTCCCCTAGTTAGTCGTTGGAAACTCGTAACTACTAACTTCtggccttattttttttttagcaatatcatttttcatcttaaGTTTTGTCAACTCGAGAAGACAAGAATTGGAATAAGGAAAGAACATTTCTCTTTCAGTTTTATCATTGGGATGGAGCTAAGGACCAAATGTGGAAGATAGTTGAGAT
This window of the Juglans regia cultivar Chandler chromosome 12, Walnut 2.0, whole genome shotgun sequence genome carries:
- the LOC108983079 gene encoding protein BTR1-like isoform X1; this encodes MESTESSYVSSPEAPRKRSPPPPKSPTSDSMEKPTYIRFLVSNAAAGSVIGKGGSTITDFQSQSGARIQLSRNQEFFPGTTDRIIMISGTINDVLKAVELILAKFLSEIHAEGGDDVDPRTKVRLIVPNSSCGGIIGKGGSTIKSFIEDSQAGIKISPLDNNYYGLNDRLVTLTGNLDEQMRAIDLIISKLAEDPHYSQSMNTPFSYPGVSFSGFHGTPHTYVLPSVATAPQNTMSYGPNGAGGKFQSNKEDRSNSVTIGVADDHIGLVVGRGGRNVMEISQVTGARIKISDRGDFVTGTTNRKVTITGSHRAISAAESMIMQKVAYASERVID
- the LOC108983079 gene encoding protein BTR1-like isoform X2, with translation MESTESSYVSSPEAPRKRSPPPPKSPTSDSMEKPTYIRFLVSNAAAGSVIGKGGSTITDFQSQSGARIQLSRNQEFFPGTTDRIIMISGTINDVLKAVELILAKFLSEIHAEGGDDVDPRTKVRLIVPNSSCGGIIGKGGSTIKSFIEDSQAGIKISPLDNNYYGLNDRLVTLTGNLDEQMRAIDLIISKLAEDPHYSQSMNTPFSYPAPQNTMSYGPNGAGGKFQSNKEDRSNSVTIGVADDHIGLVVGRGGRNVMEISQVTGARIKISDRGDFVTGTTNRKVTITGSHRAISAAESMIMQKVAYASERVID